Below is a genomic region from Pirellulales bacterium.
GGGCGCATCCAGCCGGTTGCCGAAGGCGTCGTATTGGGCGTGGTCGGCGAGCGTGGTCGAGCCGCCGCTGGACCGCACCCAGTCGCGCACGGTGTGTTGATGGTCCGAAAGCGCCCAGTCGACCGTGCCGGGGGCGTAATACCATGCGACATTTTCCTCGGCCAGAAGCTGATCGACCGCCGGTCCCCACAGGTAGCGGTTTATGAGGTCGCTGAGCGTCAGGGCCGCGGCGTCGTCGAACTGTCGGCCGATGTGCCGATCAAGAGCGTCGTACGTATCATGTGGCAAGTTAACCAGATGGGGCGTCGTGCAAGAGTTTTCTCGAATGCGAATTTGCTCGCGACCCGCCCGGGCAAAATCGTACACCTTTATTACGATGCACTCGCCATCGCCGCGTACAACATGCACGCACTGTGCCCGCCGAGGATGGACCCAGACGCTAAAATTGTCGCGGCGTGATCTTGCCCTGCACTCGCAGCGGCAAACCTTGGATTCGCAAAAACCCTTCCGCGTCGGTCTGGTTGTACGAGCCCCCCCCTTCCATGCTGGCGATCCCTGCATCGTACAGGCTTTTGGGGCTTTGGCGGCTGGCGACGAGGATGTTGCCTTTGTACAGATTGAGCGTCACGTCGCCATCGACGTTCTTCTGCGCCTCGCGGGCCAGCGCCATCAGGGCATCCATCTTCGCTGAATACCAAAAGCCATAGTAGACCATCTCCGCGACCTGCGGAGCAAGTTGATCGCGCAGATGAATCAAATCGCGATCGGTCGTGAGTTGTTCGATCGCCTGGTGGGCGGCGTAGAGAACGGTCATGCCGGGGGCTTCGTAGACGCCGCGGCTTTTCATGCCGACAAAGCGATTTTCGACGATATCGATCCGGCCGATGCCGTTGCGCCCGCCGATCGCGTTCAGCTCTTGGACCATTTGCAGGGCCGATTTCGGCTGCCCGTTGAGCGTCGTCGGCACGCCGGCTTTGAAACCGATCGTGATCGTTTCGATCTGCTCTGGCGCTTGCTGTGGAGAAACCGTCATGCCAAAGTCCACCAGGTCGGTTCCGCAGACCGTTAGGTCTTCGAGCTTGCCGGCTTCGTAGCTGATGTGGAGGCAGTTTTCGTCGCTGCTGTACGGCTTCGACGCCGACGCCTTCACCGGAATCTTTTTCTCTTCGCAAAAGGCGATCATTTCGCGCCGCCCGGGAAATCGGCGACGAAAGCTTTCGATCCGCCACGGGGCGATGACTTGTGTCCCCGGCGCCAACGCATCGGCCGCGAGTTGAAACCGGCACTGATCGTTTCCTTTTCCGGTCGCGCCGTGGGCATACGCATCGGCCTGCACCTCGCGGGCCACCTGCAAGCAGACCTTCGTAATCAACGGCCGGGCGATCGACGTTCCCAACAAATAGATATTCTCGTATTTCGCCTGCCACTGGAGCACCGGAAACGCAAAGTCTCGGCACAGTTCTTCCTGAGCATCCACAATCCGCGACGAAACCGCTCCACAGTCGCGAGCTTTCTTCAGAATTGCCGCGCGGTCCTCGCACGGTTGCCCAAGATCGACATAGACCGCGTGAACTTGATATCCTGCTTCCTGCAGCCAACCCAAAATGACCGATGTATCTAGTCCGCCCGAATAGGCCAGTACGCAGCTAGGCATGAATCAACACTCGCCGTGAAATGCGAAAAATTCGCGAAAGAATTCGCAAACCACTCATTGTCGATGGTCCGCCGACATAAGACAAGGGCTGGGGCCAGGCGTTGACGTCGATGGTGTGAGTGTGTGGAAAGTGGGTGGAAAATTTGCTCTGCTGGAGAAGGGTTCGCAAAAATTGAGGGTAATGCTCATCTCGATCAGCGGGGCAACCATGCCTGTGCGGCAAGTCATCAACGAATCGGCCGGCATCATCCAGCAGGCGGAAGCGGAGCGGATTTTCGAGCGGTTGGGACCGTTGTTCGCCGAGGAACACATGCGGATTGCCCAGTGGCTGGCGTCCAAGCCCGGCAGCGAACTGTTCGGCCGGACGAAGGATGAATAGCGCGATCGGGTGCATGACCTGGGAGCCAAGCCGCTGGAAGCGGCCGCCGACGAGCGGCAAAAAAGGGCGGATACGAGGGTGCTAGCGTCGCCGGTCACAAAGCAAGGTATAATCAACCACCTGGCGCGGACACCTTGAAACAACTTGCACATCAATGCCGACGAATATTCATTCATTTGCCGCGCAGGCAGTTCTCTTACTGACCGCGGCATGTTGCACCGCTGCTCCCACGGCCAAGCCGATTGTGGAAATGGAAGTGCTTGCCGAACCGGGATGGTCTAGTAGCGCCGCGGCCCAGCAGTGGGCAAAAATCTTGGCCGAAATCGGCGTCTCGAACGTCCGATTTCGCGGACCCGAGCCGGGAGAACGCCCAACCGTTAAGGCCAGCGGCACGGGGCGCCATGCTGAGTTTCGCATTACGGCCCAATTGAACAGCCGCGGGGCGATGGTCACGCCCGGGGGTCAGTTTGCACCATCCGACCGCGCGAAACTCTCGAAATGGCTCAGCGAATTGACGTCCGCTGGACCGGAAAACCTGGGGCAATCGAAAACCGTCTTTGGCCTCTATCCCAAACAATACGATCAAGTGCGCAGCGCGCTGAGACCCAAAGTCGGTGCTACCACCAAGGGAGCGAACCCTCCAAAGGTGCTCGAACAAATTCGTCGGCGACTTGAACTGCCGCTCGCGGTTGATCCCGCGATCGACCAAGCGCTAGCCGCAGACGATCCAGTGCGCGACGAACTTCAAGATGTTTCGCTCGGAACGGCGCTGGCTGCGATAGCTCGACCCGTCGGCGCGGTGCTCCTGCCGAAGTCTGCCGGAGGAACGCTCGAACTCCATCTGACCCTCGCCCAGCCCGACGGCCAATCGTGGCCCATCGGCTGGCCGCCCGATGACAAAAAGGAACGCGACCTCATTCCCATGCTGTTCGATTTTTTGAACGTCGATATCAGCGACGTTCCGGCCACCGAAGCAATTGCCGCCATTCAAGGCCGGCTCAAAGTTCCCTTCCTGTACGACCACAACAACATGCTGCGTCACAAAATCGACCTGAGCAAGCGCGTGACGATTCCTCCCGGCAAGACCTACTACAAACGCGCCATCGATCGGGTGCTATTCCAGACCGGTTTGAAATGCGAGGTTCGCGTGGACGAAGCCGGAGAGCCCATCGTGTGGATTACGACATTGAAATCGTAGGCAGGCTAGAGTCCTTTCGCCTTCAGGCTGGTTTCTAAATCTTGCTGCTTGCGCTGCAGACCTTTCAGTTGATTGGCTAGATCGGGACGCTTCGACGCCATAGTAATCGCGTCATCGGTCCATTGCCGAGCCTCGGCGGCCAGCGATTTTATTTTCTCTGGCGCCAGCTCGGGCAGGGTTGTCGCCGGCAGGGACAAGCGAATGCCAATGAGCGAAGCTCCGGTGCTGCGCCAGTCCCAACTGTTGGGATCATTCGGCGCAAGCTGAATCGCCTTGCGGATCGCGGCAATGGCCGGGTCGAGGGCCTGTTTTTTGAAATCGGTGGTGAACGAGGGAGAATTTGAATTGAGCGATTGGGCTCGCGCCCTGGCGGCATACCAATTCGCCAAGGCCGCAAACTTGGGATCGGGTTTGAGTTGCTCAATTCGCGCTGCGTCGTTGATCACCGCTTGAGCCGCGGCAAGATTCCACTGGGCGCCAGCTAAACTCAGCCGGGCCAAGGCGCGGGCCAACAGCAAACTGACATCCGAACCATCTGCTTTCGCCGGATCGAGCGGCTTGCGGGCAGCTTCGGGTTGGTCGTACTCAGCCAGTGCAGCGTCGTACTCTTTGATGGCATCGGCGGTTTTTCGAGCAGCCATCAAGCTTTCTCCGATCAGCAAGGCGGATTGTTTGTCGTTCGAAGTGCCTCCTAGGCTGGGGGCCGACTTCAGCTTTTCGGTTCGCTCGCGAACCAATTTTTCACGCACGTCCGCCGATAGCGATGGATTGAGTACGGCGTTGCGGGTCCAATCGAACAAGTAAATGGTCCACTCGGGCAAGTGCTGTTTTTCCGCTAGACCGGCGGCGGTTGCGAAGGCCGCGTCGGCTTCGGCAAACTTGCCGAGCTGTTGATTCGCTTTGCCGAGCCACAAGTACGGCTCGACCAATGCCGCATTCAACTGTTTCGCCTGTTCCAAATCGGAAATCGCCGATTGAAAGGCTTCTTCCGTCGTGCGCTGCAAGAACTTGGGATCGAGTTTTGAATCTGCGATCGCCTTGTAATAGCAACGGGCGCGCCCAATCCAAGGGTCGGGCGACGCCGGATTGCTTTCGATGGCGGCCGCAAAGGCATCGATGGCGGCTTGGTAGTTTTTTTCCGGTTCGACATTGGCGATCCATGCCAAGTCTTCTAGCGCGTTGCCTAGCGCCGTGTATGCATAATCGGGATACGCTTGATCTTTTTCCAGCGCGACAGCCTCTTCGGCAACGGCGACGGCTTGCTCCAGGTGCGATCGCTTGACCAGGGGATCGCTCTCGAAATTTGCTTTTTCCAGTCGCGCCATGCTGGTGTAGAGTAAATACATCGCTCGGTCGTTATCGTCGGGCTTCGATTTTTCGACGGCTGCCTTGGTATTCGCAAGCGCTCGATCCAGGTCCGCCAAGCGCGCGTCGCGCGTCGATTGCCCGCGCGAGCGATAGATGAGCGCATGCCCCTGCAAGCTGAACGCCGCCGCCAAGTTGGCGTCGAGCTTGGCGGCTTCCGCCGCGTCGGCGAGCGCTCCATCTATGTTCGGCGGACGCTGTGAAACCCTTGCTACGCCCCGGGCGGTGAAATACTTTGGTATGTTCGGATTGATGGCGATCGCCTGCGAGAGCAACTTTTCAATTTCGGCCTCCTTCTCGGAAAACGGCCAAACGGCGCGTTTGTAATGACCGATGAACTCGGCCACCGCGGAATAAAACCCGTCGATCTCACTTGCTTTGTTCGCGGCCACCAAACGATCGGCAATCCCTTGTGCCGGTTGAATCACCTGCCGATAGAACTCGACCCCCTGCACATCGGCAACCGGAAACTGCTTCTGAAACATTTCCATCAACCGCTTCGCGGCGGCGACGGCGACGGCTGGATCGCCGGTCTTTCCTTCGTTGGCGCGAAATGCCGTAAGCAACACGGGTATCGCATCGGCGCCAAGTTCCACGTCACTCCACTTGGAAAGCGAAGTGCTTTGCGACCGGGAAAGAGCGCCGTCGGGATGGGATTTCCAAGCCGCGGCCAACGCCCCGTCGATCGTCAATTCTCGCTGTTGTGCGTCGCTCAGCGTCAAATCGGTCGTTTCGAGGCCACGACTGAGCGCACGCGCTAACTGCAGCAGCGAAAAAACCTCATCTGCCGCCTTGGCGTCGGCAAACGGCATCGTGAATACCTCCGCGGCAGTTGTCGGCGCGGGAGCCCGCTTCCTGACTCCCGCTTCCAGCAGCAGTCGTGTTGCGGCGGCACGGCGAAACGGCGCGGCAAGAGCGGACGGCAAGTTTTCAGGATTTGCATAGGCCGATTGCAGCAATGTTTCGATCTGGGACCAATTCGGCTGAGATGCTGTTCGTAGTACGCGAGCTTGCACCAATTGCGTATAGGGATCCACTGGCTTGGCCCGATCGACAAGCGTCTTCAATAATTGCCGATCGCGCGACTCTAGCGTCAGCAGACATTCGGCATGAAAGGCGTCGGTTGTGCCGCTGGCGAGTCCTGCGGCTTCGACCGACTCGCAATCGTTCACGAATTTGGCCGCTTCGTCTTTCGCCAACGGCGCAGGCTCCGCAACGCGTAAAGTCATCCGACGCACGAGTAATCGCGCCAGCCGCGTGGCCGCGTCTCGATCGAGCGAATCGAGATCGCGAGCTTTGCCGACGAGTTGGATGACTGGCTCCAGCGTTGCGGGAAGCGAACCCAAGGCCAACGCCTCCGCAGCCGCGCAAAGCTCCGTGCGCAAAGACGGGGAAAGTTGGTCGAGCGACTTGGTTGCCGCTCGAATCGCTCGTTCAGCGGCATCCGGTTTGGCGGCCGGGTCGGTCAGGTCGATCAGGCACTGGGTCGCCGCGATACTTTGCTGAAGATCGGCGTTTTCGCTGGGCGTTTTCGCTGCCAAGTTTGTCAGCGCTTGCCGCGCTTCGTCGAACTGCTTCTCCTTAAGCAGCAGCTTGATTTTGAACAGTT
It encodes:
- a CDS encoding argininosuccinate synthase — its product is MPSCVLAYSGGLDTSVILGWLQEAGYQVHAVYVDLGQPCEDRAAILKKARDCGAVSSRIVDAQEELCRDFAFPVLQWQAKYENIYLLGTSIARPLITKVCLQVAREVQADAYAHGATGKGNDQCRFQLAADALAPGTQVIAPWRIESFRRRFPGRREMIAFCEEKKIPVKASASKPYSSDENCLHISYEAGKLEDLTVCGTDLVDFGMTVSPQQAPEQIETITIGFKAGVPTTLNGQPKSALQMVQELNAIGGRNGIGRIDIVENRFVGMKSRGVYEAPGMTVLYAAHQAIEQLTTDRDLIHLRDQLAPQVAEMVYYGFWYSAKMDALMALAREAQKNVDGDVTLNLYKGNILVASRQSPKSLYDAGIASMEGGGSYNQTDAEGFLRIQGLPLRVQGKITPRQF
- a CDS encoding serine/threonine protein kinase, whose translation is MSHTFHRYKTGDEPVAGYRLEEHLGAGGFGEVWKALAPGGTEVALKIIDLTGQQGVQEFASLRVVKKVRHPNLISLQAFWMKDESGQIVDEAGQQAIGGGKSSSLDVTMVAPDFNRQTQSAAIAMTAQFSRPVELIIAMQLGSKSLYKRLEECREQSLPGIPVAELLEYLEQAARGIDFLNKPIHDMGKGPVPIVHGDIKPHNILVVGDAAVVCDFGLARAVETLRKTSMAPVTVAYAAPESFKGKVTPTSDQYSLAITYVELRTGRLPFDETMTPYQVMEAHVLRTLDFGRLPEPERLVVERATEAEPEARWASSREMVLALRQAAAATGELALRPGEAAFSGGITPTHAITGRPMARDTDRHTQIKADPHKDTSYPRGHTPAKSLLQDTAHMTPSRVSDGLAETSMLPPGGDMPQAAKKRRGLMVGVLCVAAAALLVGVLLPILRGERLATNTGQTVSSPPGDTGGTSKSSPHDIEVSPTNPHADFIKQVQRHISDRDFNAAAELLRDKAPAKLPAFEKEALQRRLHDGFLAFIGTQLERRAYTRALSELEDVQSGAGISNEEKAQQRERIRETWLAEAQNDFRNEQFSRAIETATNLLKQFPGDRDAQLIVARANVGLPDYNAALTALHQLGKAADLPAEYQQLHTALLLLATGLDSAANLDPIKLLDGLFEHASSQPPAVLPESLELTPWEIGRLDAVRSRTVEQVQGMLGDLPADQAKQLFAKLEKLGGSVELQLFKIKLLLKEKQFDEARQALTNLAAKTPSENADLQQSIAATQCLIDLTDPAAKPDAAERAIRAATKSLDQLSPSLRTELCAAAEALALGSLPATLEPVIQLVGKARDLDSLDRDAATRLARLLVRRMTLRVAEPAPLAKDEAAKFVNDCESVEAAGLASGTTDAFHAECLLTLESRDRQLLKTLVDRAKPVDPYTQLVQARVLRTASQPNWSQIETLLQSAYANPENLPSALAAPFRRAAATRLLLEAGVRKRAPAPTTAAEVFTMPFADAKAADEVFSLLQLARALSRGLETTDLTLSDAQQRELTIDGALAAAWKSHPDGALSRSQSTSLSKWSDVELGADAIPVLLTAFRANEGKTGDPAVAVAAAKRLMEMFQKQFPVADVQGVEFYRQVIQPAQGIADRLVAANKASEIDGFYSAVAEFIGHYKRAVWPFSEKEAEIEKLLSQAIAINPNIPKYFTARGVARVSQRPPNIDGALADAAEAAKLDANLAAAFSLQGHALIYRSRGQSTRDARLADLDRALANTKAAVEKSKPDDNDRAMYLLYTSMARLEKANFESDPLVKRSHLEQAVAVAEEAVALEKDQAYPDYAYTALGNALEDLAWIANVEPEKNYQAAIDAFAAAIESNPASPDPWIGRARCYYKAIADSKLDPKFLQRTTEEAFQSAISDLEQAKQLNAALVEPYLWLGKANQQLGKFAEADAAFATAAGLAEKQHLPEWTIYLFDWTRNAVLNPSLSADVREKLVRERTEKLKSAPSLGGTSNDKQSALLIGESLMAARKTADAIKEYDAALAEYDQPEAARKPLDPAKADGSDVSLLLARALARLSLAGAQWNLAAAQAVINDAARIEQLKPDPKFAALANWYAARARAQSLNSNSPSFTTDFKKQALDPAIAAIRKAIQLAPNDPNSWDWRSTGASLIGIRLSLPATTLPELAPEKIKSLAAEARQWTDDAITMASKRPDLANQLKGLQRKQQDLETSLKAKGL